The nucleotide sequence TGGGGTAAGAAGTTCCAGCATCCCACCTCTGAGCATGGGAAGTTTCATCCAGTCTGTGATTGAGACTTATTGCAGTTGGAcagaaacagccccagctggaggAACTGGTTACTTGGCATTTGCTTTAGCTGAACTTTCAGCGTGGTGGTTCTCCAGGTAAATGATCTGGTTAGCCTTTTCCGATGGGCAGGGTGCTCTGGGACTCTGGAGGTCCTTGGGCAAAGCCAGGCTTGCTGCTGGGACTTCTTCCATGGAGTTCTGTGAATCTGAGTCTTCAGAGGAGAAACTGCTCTGGCTGGAAATCTGGAAGTACTGGGCAGCTTCTGCCTGTGGCCCCGCTGGtgcaccagctgtgctgggttcGGAGGCTGTCCCATGGGGCACAGCAGTAGGACATGGTGGGTCAGCTCCTGGGAAACGTGTCCAGGGAGGCAGGGTGACAGGACGCCTCCGACGGGGCTGGCTGCGCTCCTGGGCCTGGTGTCCTGTCACTCCCAGGCTGGCTTTGCTCTTGGGTTTGGGATGCGGGGTGTCAGCAGAGATGTGGTGGTGAGAGGCACGGGCACCCTGAGGCTCCAGCCggcagtggggctgcagagagctctgctccacACCCAGCGTGGAGCCAGgagtggtgctgggctgggactgtCCCGgcccctggggctgtcctggccTCTCAGTGCTGgtctctggctgctctgccaaCCCCCTGCCCCCCAACACTGCTGGctcggggctgggggctgctctgcacacagggacttccatgtgaggagctgcagaccctgggctgggggggctggaaGAGTCTCCCTGCCCATCAGCTTGTGCTCCCCAAGCCTCCTGCAGTTCTGCCAGCATCTCCTCCAGGATCTGCCGGGTCTCCTGGTAcctgtgctgtgcctctgtCCAGGCTGCCAACCCTTGGCTGCTCTGCATCCTGCGCACCTGAGCCTTCAtctccttcagcttctccagggcGAACTCCACCGAAAGCTTCTGGAAGGATCTCTGCAGGCACCGCAGTGCCTGGCCCTCCCCGCGCTGCGCCCGGGCTGAGCACTGCCGGCAGTCCAGCTTCAGCCCTGCCACCTACAAAAGAGGTGAGAGGGGCTGCTGTCatggccaccagcagcaccatgtCCTGCAGGGGATGATCCCCTGCACCCACCTTGTTGGAGAACCGGAcaagctcctgcagcagctcccgTTCTGCCTGTCGccgctccagctgctgggagaagctCATCAGCTTTGTCTGGAAAAGGGCTGCAGATGCTTGGAAGGCATCGGCCTCGGGGAACGTCCTGCCTCGGACCTCAGCTGCCTTCTGGCACAGAGTCAGGCCATGGTGGTACCGAGCCTGCACAGACAGGAGGAAGGAACAGCTCCACACTTGGGAATGGTGCTGACCTGGGATATgtgcactgcaggcagcacttgGCATTGCCATTAGCCCATCCCTCAACAGTACAGATGGATGGGAAACACTTCTGGGCAAGTGAGAACATACAAAGCAATGGGATCCTCcaaatctctgctctgcccagctctggttCAAATGGACCTCCTGTCCTGAGTGGGGTCACCATGCCtcaccctccctgctctgtgtgtgactAAAGGGCCTACACATCCAGGGGAACCAGAAGATCCTCATAACGATGTTATTTGTTGTCTGATGGATGCCCAGACTTTGTAGGAAAAAGGAGCTGCATGGATGGAGTGCAGCAAGGGTTGGGGACAgcagtcccagcccagcacacatcAAGGAACAGAACAGTCACCCCCTCATTGGAGCAGGACTACCAAAAGTCCCCACAATGCTGAGATTGACAACTGCAGTGTGACTCAACAGATCAGGGACACCCAGTTCCGCCCAGAAGCCTCTTTCCAAACCCAGGGGATGTCTGTTACAGAAAAGCCCCTCCAGACATACTGTGGCCTGGGTGAGGAACTCCGTGAAGTGCTCAgtggagccctggcagctgtcGGGACTCCAGTCTTCGGTGCCCATCTCCTGCAGCcgagctgctgcctccccatcCAGCCAGGATCCCAGCTGTGAGAGAGCAGAACAGGGATCAGGAGGGACCAGCCACGGCAGCAGCAGCGTGTCCACAGcacctcccctccctgccccggcccggcatcccagcccaggctcagtCACACACAGTCGCCTGTAATGAAAATCAAAGCCTGCCGTTGTCCAGGCTTCTATCATCatcaaaaataaaggaaatgtgACAAAAACACTCAACCATGGAACACCACAGAGGGCAATTTCAATTTGTGAcacccccagggacacccagctcACCTTGCCAAACTCAGTCTCAAGCTCCCGGATCTTGCGGAGGAACTGCaggtgctccaggcagctgTTGGACTGCGACACGAGGCTGTGAAGTTCTTCCTCCAGCTGACTATACAGCCCCTCAGCCAACTCCATACCGGTCCTGAGGGTTGGGAGGAGAGGGGCCATCAGCGCCAGGTGCTGCCAGGTGAGCTCACAGATGCACAAAGTGCAAAGAAGCAGGTCTTTTGCCCAGCTCCTGACCCCAGCCTTGAAGGCACCTGGACATCTTTCCAACCCATGGAGCAAATGGATAGCAGGGACCAAGGGGATGGGAAAGCCCCGTCTATCAGTACAGCCCAGCTCCACTgagagaagggagcaggaggaagcagtggATCAGTGCTGCCTCAGTGCATGACTGTGGAGCAGCATGGCATGGCTGGAGCAGTGCGGTATCACCAGATGGGTGCAGCATTCCCGGCCGACAGCGACATCAGCGGGTGAGTATGGAACGGCCCAGTTACAGCATGGCTGGATGAGTAACGGCATGGCCAGATTACGGCGTCACTGGATGAGTATGGCGTGTCCAGGTGGGGGTGATGTTACTGGATGACTACAGCATGGCCAGAGGAGCCATGCACGGCCAGATTGTGACATCACTGGATGAGTGTGGCATGGCCAGACAAGTGCACATCACCGGACGATCACGGCATGGccagaggagcacagcacagcacagctggctgggcGCGGCATGGCCGGGACTTGGCCCCATCTAGTGGCTTTTCCCGAGCCCAGCCCAAGGCACTGCTGCCGGCATTGCACAGCATGAGAGATGCGGCCTGGCCTGGGGCAGGAGACTCTCTCAGGGATCTGGCACCAGTGAGGATGAGGGGACTCCTGCAATGGGCTGTCCCAGACATGTGGTCCATGCTTCTAGAGCAGGATTGACCATGGCAGTAGCTTTGGCTCATGGGGACCAGGCTGTCCATGGGGAGGTGGCTGTGTCAGCCAGCAGGACCGGGGGTTCCTGGCATTGGCACCCCCTGACAGTGGAATTGCCCAGTCCTACCTGATGTGGTCAGAGGCGCAGAGGCGGGCGGCCTCCCTGcgcagcctggccagcaggaaCCCCCCCTCGCGCTGCACCCGCACCAGCTGAGGATCATTCAGCACCTTCTGCATCAGCTCCTGGTGCCTCCTGATGCCTGCAGCTGCATCCTGTGGAGGAAGGGAGGGTCAGACAAGTGTCTTACCTGGAGCCTCACCTGCGGTCTCAGCCAGCATGGGTACGTGGGGCTGcaccccaggcaggagcagaggcgACAGGGAACAGCCCcatggccaggagcagccagtcTGGGAATGGTTATGCCAAGTTTTGGGGAACTGGAGGGAAAAGTTGCTGTGGCTGCACTGCAGATGGGCTTGTTGGGAATGTCCCCAGCTTGTGGTGCTGCCACCCCTGTTACCTGTGTCCCAGCCAGTGCATCGGTGTTCCGCAGCTCCTggatgcagtgctgcagcagctctgatgcCCGCCTGAGGCTGGCTGTGAAGGGCTGCAGCTTCTGTGGGGGACACACACTGTGGGTCAGTGGGGGCAGCCTGTCcatgaggagaaggaggaggagaagtgccaggacagagcaggaaatACTGTGAGGCACTGGGTTAAAGCTGATGAGGAAAGGAGTGAGGAGGTGGATggacagctgcaggcaggagcacatAGGAAGGAGCTTATCCCTCCTGTACTCAGAGCTCTCCTGTTcattcccctctcccagcccttcctgttGCTTTTCCAGGGATGTGTGTGGGACACATAAGACgcagtggggacagagggacacggGGGAGGTGAGGCAATGGCTCATGGCGTGGTAACAGACACCTGGAAGAATTGAACCCACTCGCCGTGGCAGTAGGGGAAGGCaccatccagctctgggggcagctgggagctgtcGACGTGGCGGCCCAGAGCCTTCAGCGATGTCAGGGTCTccacctgcagggcacagggcttgTAAGGCTGCCTGAAGCAGAGAACAGCCCCCTGTTGCACcagctcaggggacagggacaggctcaCCTGCACCCCAGACAGCTTCTCACGGTGGGAGACCAGCTCCTTCTCGGCCAGGAGCAGCATGCTGTGAATGCATCCTGGAGACACACTCTGTGGGAGGCAGGGGAGAATCACCAGAGCAAACCCCACATGCAGCCGTCAGGTTACCCATGGCAGTGCAGGGCTTTCCTGGGTCAGCTGAGGCTGGTGAGCTCATTGCAAAGGAAAatgctccctctctctctggTGTGGGAGAGGGAAACATCTCCGTCAGGCCCTGAGCTTGTCCCAGCCACCTTGCCTCCCTGGCAGAGGACCATGGGAAGAGCCTCATGAGTGAACCCCTTCTCTGACACCAGTGACACTTCTCCATGTGAGGAGCATCAGGGCCAACGTGGGTTTTATTGGGCATACAAAGGCTGTGGCAGGGGGACCCCATAGCCCCTGGACAGCACAGGGCACTCCTGTGGCACTACCTGGGCACTGTCACAAGGACTCTGCCACGACAGTGGATTGCCACTTCAGAGCCCATTTCATGGTGAATTCACATATGAGGATACTGGAGGGCTCTTGGTGACACCTGCCAGGTGATGGCAGGGCTCAGAAGGGACCTTTGGGGATCACATGGAGAGCGGGCACAGGGGAGGTTCTGAGGGACCCCTAAAGGGTGGCAGCACCCCCTCCcagacagggacacccctgGCATGCCTatggcacaggcacacagagcctggcaTACCTGGACAGAGCGGAGGGCTGAGAACAGGACAGGAGCGGGTGGCTGCTTCCTGGCATCCACCACAACTGTCAGCCCAACATCCTTTGCTTCTCGCCTCTCACCATTCTTCACTTCTTGCCTAGAGAGGGGAAACACAGCAGGAGTGGGGGtccttccctggggcagggcccTCTCAAAGCCCCCTCCCACATTCTGCacccccaggcaggcaggaaccCACAGCCACAGGCAATGGCCTTATCCCTGTGCGATGTCCCTGCCAAGGGCTTGAGCATGTGCCAATGACAGGGGCATGGTCCAGGGACCTCAGGGATGTACCCAAACCAGAGGGTGTGGGATGCTGGGCATCCATCCCAACCTAGCCTGGGAGCCctgagccaggcagcagctgggggtctctggcaggtcctgctggctcttacctggggagggaggagaggcagaggatgaGCCTTGCCAGCTCGGCAGC is from Serinus canaria isolate serCan28SL12 chromosome 20, serCan2020, whole genome shotgun sequence and encodes:
- the KIAA1755 gene encoding uncharacterized protein KIAA1755 homolog isoform X2; translated protein: MDAGSLDAAVQSALQALYPPFEATAPTVLGQVFRLLETSYQGDGLCCLLQFLIPAKRLFERLRQAACAPYFNRIFLHEGWPLCLHEKVVVHLAPLNPLLLRPGDFYLQAEPCEEHTARVTIKHLSLDLRSVEETPVPEATHALLFTNAWLEEVNSSWAGAPLHTCLVATENGVTPLPWSRIATPEFTDKPRAGADNVPPGAWHEPAPETAPVTLVPHGTANVPMPYSNIVGTIPGCKATSRKSSQGRYPGLIKVEQAGLRKKPATLAVPSLSEIISQNLEGEYVDLLEQSQEDLDVLTTSLLPTCLPGSIRAGADEMLPWANGGSGADSWPCGGALSSEESPCSPCLGRKISQEPGSHGPKCRQRDSYMAALQNPGTRHRAAPEDERVSSQHEGAWKKMSAIYSPRMGRARATGKGTNAATAAPVEERSLESSSGKNGPSVPSTGTAGREPPAWQDLHAGLLRSGIICLPGSSDRLGRALLLVTTSGSAWRAAWCSAAELARLILCLSSLPRQEVKNGERREAKDVGLTVVVDARKQPPAPVLFSALRSVQSVSPGCIHSMLLLAEKELVSHREKLSGVQVETLTSLKALGRHVDSSQLPPELDGAFPYCHGEWVQFFQKLQPFTASLRRASELLQHCIQELRNTDALAGTQDAAAGIRRHQELMQKVLNDPQLVRVQREGGFLLARLRREAARLCASDHIRTGMELAEGLYSQLEEELHSLVSQSNSCLEHLQFLRKIRELETEFGKLGSWLDGEAAARLQEMGTEDWSPDSCQGSTEHFTEFLTQATARYHHGLTLCQKAAEVRGRTFPEADAFQASAALFQTKLMSFSQQLERRQAERELLQELVRFSNKVAGLKLDCRQCSARAQRGEGQALRCLQRSFQKLSVEFALEKLKEMKAQVRRMQSSQGLAAWTEAQHRYQETRQILEEMLAELQEAWGAQADGQGDSSSPPSPGSAAPHMEVPVCRAAPSPEPAVLGGRGLAEQPETSTERPGQPQGPGQSQPSTTPGSTLGVEQSSLQPHCRLEPQGARASHHHISADTPHPKPKSKASLGVTGHQAQERSQPRRRRPVTLPPWTRFPGADPPCPTAVPHGTASEPSTAGAPAGPQAEAAQYFQISSQSSFSSEDSDSQNSMEEVPAASLALPKDLQSPRAPCPSEKANQIIYLENHHAESSAKANAK
- the KIAA1755 gene encoding uncharacterized protein KIAA1755 homolog isoform X1, which codes for MDAGSLDAAVQSALQALYPPFEATAPTVLGQVFRLLETSYQGDGLCCLLQFLIPAKRLFERLRQAACAPYFNRIFLHEGWPLCLHEKVVVHLAPLNPLLLRPGDFYLQAEPCEEHTARVTIKHLSLDLRSVEETPVPEATHALLFTNAWLEEVNSSWAGAPLHTCLVATENGVTPLPWSRIATPEFTDKPRAGADNVPPGAWHEPAPETAPVTLVPHGTANVPMPYSNIVGTIPGCKATSRKSSQGRYPGLIKVEQAGLRKKPATLAVPSLSEIISQNLEGEYVDLLEQSQEDLDVLTTSLLPTCLPGSIRAGADEMLPWANGGSGADSWPCGGALSSEESPCSPCLGRKISQEPGSHGPKCRQRDSYMAALQNPVSFGSGLMAAILEEPDSPGSELPPATPRETPAQHRKGAGSPMLLTHQSCRATPGVPGRGGLVQRGSPRLPPGSSHKFSFLKGTRHRAAPEDERVSSQHEGAWKKMSAIYSPRMGRARATGKGTNAATAAPVEERSLESSSGKNGPSVPSTGTAGREPPAWQDLHAGLLRSGIICLPGSSDRLGRALLLVTTSGSAWRAAWCSAAELARLILCLSSLPRQEVKNGERREAKDVGLTVVVDARKQPPAPVLFSALRSVQSVSPGCIHSMLLLAEKELVSHREKLSGVQVETLTSLKALGRHVDSSQLPPELDGAFPYCHGEWVQFFQKLQPFTASLRRASELLQHCIQELRNTDALAGTQDAAAGIRRHQELMQKVLNDPQLVRVQREGGFLLARLRREAARLCASDHIRTGMELAEGLYSQLEEELHSLVSQSNSCLEHLQFLRKIRELETEFGKLGSWLDGEAAARLQEMGTEDWSPDSCQGSTEHFTEFLTQATARYHHGLTLCQKAAEVRGRTFPEADAFQASAALFQTKLMSFSQQLERRQAERELLQELVRFSNKVAGLKLDCRQCSARAQRGEGQALRCLQRSFQKLSVEFALEKLKEMKAQVRRMQSSQGLAAWTEAQHRYQETRQILEEMLAELQEAWGAQADGQGDSSSPPSPGSAAPHMEVPVCRAAPSPEPAVLGGRGLAEQPETSTERPGQPQGPGQSQPSTTPGSTLGVEQSSLQPHCRLEPQGARASHHHISADTPHPKPKSKASLGVTGHQAQERSQPRRRRPVTLPPWTRFPGADPPCPTAVPHGTASEPSTAGAPAGPQAEAAQYFQISSQSSFSSEDSDSQNSMEEVPAASLALPKDLQSPRAPCPSEKANQIIYLENHHAESSAKANAK